From the Plectropomus leopardus isolate mb chromosome 18, YSFRI_Pleo_2.0, whole genome shotgun sequence genome, one window contains:
- the hivep1 gene encoding zinc finger protein 40 isoform X3 — protein sequence MPRTKQNNPKNLKDKIEEAQKELKDPKGSQKGISESSRRNADDIKGLKRKKVVAENRLEKIPKSPVKKPLQLKTSESALHGASATETAPSSCCSSANSPSHNPSASPSGKRDPQYAQLVAASPHKGSPSTDVERLKQEETSSRLPTLEPTDGEEGSLIKVSPPKDNESRDPSYEGDPFHSSAPLDVLLKAMEPDFSTLAERKNLQVTAIGKPASTFNAQSSGELTTMPAVNVGLQNQPSHMQTYYIDKQGNFIGIAAPLTGNVQTSSQGTPMQSSPLPTPHFMPVVSNTEKTSLHMSFNTGPSAITHAPVPSGSNALPQSQPPVVHTCQSLSASVPSTIQVPGTPGSNQVQMTTVMNFGADQVSKDQKPKKPGKYVCEYCSRACAKPSVLLKHIRSHTGERPYPCVTCGFSFKTKSNLYKHKKSHAHAIKLGLIARSESGGGSLSQESDKAAGTHSEAEESGDSDEDGSTADLDPESSQSSVAALSENSLQSAGTTQASQGEVDPSAVFESLKPASGQRGHEPKVTAALPKVVVYPVNVSPLRADSPRVTCAAPEQAAAQRQREFQTANMRSSLTVLSSLKEVDGTNPSLDTVSEDEDHQCKSPLLGGHAQLQRQQATDFSQQQQVKCLLSPRSLGSTDSGYFSRSESADQAMSPPSPFVKITPPVDIDIAKNSLPNVPPVVATVMHVAAEQKPRVADGQMRPPLEAKALSLEERISKLISDNEAVVDNKQLDSVKPRRTSLSRRGSIDSPKSYIFKDSFQFDLKPMGRRSSSSSDIPKSPFTPTDKTKPVFLLSVPSQYPPMDCLPITRSNSMPTTPGHSALPLNVAPLPHPLRICQSFDDKISSFNDDVFSSAPSTPNPAIHSRMLVRQAAVEDFTTSEGHGLPTVRSMDEGYHGPSSSTELMQRSRSFEHSQDRNRKPQQNKGTMYECETCRNRYRKLENFETHKKFYCSELHGPKNKPITVKEADQDVFHVNIMQPGAPRSTSGSGILDQQTSIRKRRKMKSVGDEDDQSPTDTIPPCSVSFELPTALANRTFTQHAVIVDIQPKNNQTKLPQIQLVARGINTSDSRLSPIRETQISASPKGDLQRQGSGTSVIRHTNSLSRPNSFDTESLDRASPVDILEKDPLNKLKTDAIANVSADSFHEKMSKPKSADFGKQRKEQCTDGAGAAVGENSTPVHQSRLVRQNNIQVPEILVTEEPDREHETQTTEQPDKPADQFSWPQRSESLSKLPAEKLPPKKKRIRLAQMDHSSGESSFESSLSRSLSRDSSLSRCSSISASFDRDEPSRSESPSRGECVSKIPEPQGLPTAFNTLGVPGMMRRAASEQITCTQPSVEISCDYRSKSFDCGNVSPCRSLSPVGQPKTGQAAQVAQVPLIERRRGPLVRQMSLKIGPESQQPVRKAVLPLDKPPITNVSSLTQNRSQQIHIANRRTVAQPFILHTGEAPLQKNEQMVQSINLGSPTQQPQIQGLPHPWHQTSRVQICQKIQQPLSQILVCRENVQNKSVDSEEKKCFVPKYQLQCPALRASQTFSFSSTQGTQIALPVLTIPIANPILSVSKSSDVLQNVYIGQTNQQASEIKTRAVVLSGEQQRDAFDQTQAGATPLPQILITHEQMHPAPCVSNKNSFSSTHSVESDTHTVPAPKKDRTPSPTVSTHNHTGERAPSLGSLHCTQKLASVTLCPQQEPTASSKRMLSPANSLDIYMEKHQKRAKDEHGVACLTDGRSVNYLNSKMSEVTRQRKLTLVRQVCTTEPADSPIETEAPPLPQVKNNGEKDSQATDDVKPMSPDSSGLSKDTSTVIHEEAGPALSTTPGSQGTSMPANSNLKLQEKAEEQRWTPAKSPVRPSSFHGGQVKLTTSVSVVNTKDSHRLSFPSLKTATTFTWCFLMKRKPLHVPQTDLKTSAYGIWTVSPNNHNPLGLPTKVVMSLFDSKQSSKKIHYTSAIRTSGKSDILSYSGKLKDVMPRVPITQKSISVETRSKVLPETQASSESDKDVAAKTEPRRVKIFDGGYKSNEEYVYVRGRGRGKYICEECGIRCKKPSMLRKHIRTHSDVRPYHCVHCNFSFKTKGNLTKHMKSKAHSKKCMEMGVPEGLIEDQDAEDSGDRSQVSSADRQDSDGDDSDGPDDEENDDNEEEEEDSQAESGLSTNPSVSASPQHIPTKEAEIPPSALLAQMSISSVSLPLSQPPAPHTSESDSVPMMSPVSLSKQISISGSCCSSVPLPYSPPPVPATSDSYTSDTESVHMMSPVSPCRQMSIDYPDFDVPPSPPVSSKGSKLGQVRPMYSHCVSLHPPLPASLLSYPYPYFESCMRGTSTKLL from the exons ATAAAATCGAAGAGGCACAGAAAGAGCTCAAAGACCCCAAAGGCTCACAGAAAG GGATATCTGAAAGCAGCCGGAGAAATGCCGATGACATAAAAGGCCTGAAGAGGAAAAAGGTTGTTGCAGAGAATCGGCTGGAGAAAATTCCCAAGTCTCCAGTGAAGAAGCCCCTGCAGTTGAAAACATCTGAATCTGCGCTCCACGGAGCATCGGCCACGGAAACTGCACCTTCTTCTTGCTGCTCCTCCGCCAACAGTCCCTCCCACAATCCTTCAGCTTCGCCCAGTGGGAAAAGAGACCCGCAGTATGCCCAACTGGTTGCAGCATCCCCTCACAAGGGGTCACCTTCCACCGACGTTGAAAGGCTGAAGCAGGAAGAAACGTCCTCTAGGCTGCCAACGCTTGAGCCCACTGATGGTGAGGAGGGCTCGTTGATTAAAGTGTCTCCACCCAAAGACAACGAGAGCAGAGACCCCAGCTACGAGGGAGATCCTTTCCACAGCAGTGCGCCGCTTGATGTTCTACTCAAGGCCATGGAGCCTGACTTTAGTACGCTGGCTGAGAGGAAAAACTTGCAGGTCACAGCCATCGGAAAACCAGCTTCCACCTTTAATGCTCAATCTAGTGGTGAATTAACAACAATGCCAGCTGTCAATGTTGGTCTCCAGAACCAACCTTCACATATGCAGACTTATTATATTGACAAGCAAGGCAACTTTATTGGCATTGCAGCACCACTAACAGGAAACGTGCAGACGTCTTCACAGGGTACGCCCATGCAGTCCTCCCCGCTCCCTACACCACATTTTATGCCCGTTGTTTCAAATACAGAAAAGACCAGCTTGCACATGAGCTTCAACACTGGACCATCCGCTATAACCCACGCACCTGTTCCCTCAGGCTCCAACGCTTTGCCGCAAAGCCAACCACCAGTCGTGCACACATGCCAATCCCTCTCCGCAAGTGTTCCCAGCACCATTCAGGTCCCAGGCACACCTGGCAGCAACCAAGTTCAAATGACCACTGTAATGAACTTTGGTGCTGATCAGGTTTCCAAGGACCAAAAGCCTAAAAAGCCTGGAAAGTATGTTTGTGAATACTGCAGCCGGGCGTGCGCAAAACCCAGCGTGCTGCTCAAACACATCAGgtctcacacaggagagaggccGTACCCCTGTGTCACCTGCGGCTTCTCTTTCAAAACCAAGAGCAACTTGTACAAGCACAAGAAATCACACGCTCACGCTATTAAACTGGGTCTTATTGCACGCTCTGAATCCGGAGGTGGGTCGCTCTCTCAAGAATCCGACAAAGCCGCAGGGACGCATTCAGAGGCGGAGGAGAGCGGGGACAGTGATGAGGATGGTAGCACTGCGGATTTGGACCCAGAGTCATCACAGAGCAGTGTGGCAGCTTTGTCTGAAAACAGTTTACAGAGTGCAGGTACAACCCAAGCAAGTCAAGGGGAAGTGGACCCTTCAGCTGTGTTTGAGTCACTGAAACCAGCCTCAGGACAGAGGGGGCATGAGCCCAAAGTAACAGCCGCACTTCCAAAGGTTGTTGTATACCCAGTTAATGTCTCCCCTCTGAGGGCAGATAGTCCGAGAGTCACATGTGCGGCACCTGAGCAAGCGGCTGCACAACGGCAACGCGAGTTCCAGACTGCCAACATGAGATCGAGTCTCACAGTCCTGTCATCTCTAAAGGAGGTGGATGGTACAAATCCCTCGCTAGATACTGTCAGCGAAGATGAAGACCATCAGTGCAAGTCTCCGCTCTTGGGTGGACACGCTCAGCTTCAGAGGCAACAAGCAACAGACTTTTCTCAACAGCAGCAGGTCAAGTGTCTACTGAGTCCTCGCAGTTTGGGAAGTACAGATTCCGGCTACTTCTCTCGCTCCGAGAGTGCTGATCAGGCCATGAGTCCACCCAGCCCATTCGTTAAGATAACTCCACCGGTGGACATTGACATCGCCAAGAACAGCCTTCCCAATGTCCCTCCTGTGGTTGCCACAGTAATGCATGTAGCAGCTGAGCAAAAGCCCCGAGTTGCAGATGGACAGATGCGTCCACCGTTAGAAGCCAAAGCACTCTCACTGGAAGAGCGGATCTCAAAGTTGATATCTGACAACGAGGCAGTAGTTGACAATAAGCAGCTGGACAGTGTGAAGCCAAGGAGGACGTCTCTCTCGAGGAGAGGTAGCATAGACTCCCCTAAATCGTACATATTTAAAGACTCTTTTCAGTTTGATCTAAAACCGATGGGAAGAAGGTCAAGTTCCAGCTCGGACATCCCCAAGTCCCCGTTCACTCctacagacaaaacaaagccaGTATTTCTTCTCTCTGTACCTTCTCAGTACCCGCCAATGGATTGTTTGCCAATAACAAGAAGTAACTCAATGCCTACTACACCAGGACACTCTGCTCTTCCCCTTAATGTTGCCCCCCTCCCACATCCTCTCAGAATCTGTCAGTCATTTGACGATAAAATTAGTTCGTTCAATGATGATGTCTTTTCGTCAGCCCCGTCGACCCCAAATCCAGCAATACATTCTCGTATGTTAGTCAGACAAGCAGCAGTGGAGGACTTTACCACAAGTGAGGGGCATGGCCTCCCTACAGTTCGATCCATGGATGAGGGCTATCACGGTCCGAGCAGTTCCACAGAGCTGATGCAAAGAAGCAGATCTTTCGAGCATAGTCAGGACAGAAACAGGAAGCCTCAGCAGAACAAAGGCACAATGTACGAGTGTGAAACGTGTCGCAATCGGTACAGAAAGTTAGAGAATTTTGAAACTCACAAGAAGTTCTATTGCTCCGAGCTTCATGGTCCAAAAAACAAGCCAATCACAGTCAAGGAAGCTGATCAAGATGTTTTTCACGTTAACATAATGCAGCCCGGAGCCCCCAGATCGACAAGTGGCTCAGGAATACTTGATCAGCAGACATCAAttagaaagagaaggaaaatgaaaagtgtCGGAGATGAAGATGATCAGTCTCCCACTGACACCATTCCACCTTGCTCTGTTAGTTTTGAGCTACCAACAGCGCTGGCCAATCGGACTTTTACTCAGCATGCTGTAATAGTAGACATTCAGCCCAAAAACAACCAGACAAAGCTACCTCAGATTCAGCTCGTAGCAAGAGGTATTAACACTTCAGACTCCAGATTGTCACCAATTCGAGAGACTCAGATCAGCGCCTCTCCTAAAGGGGACTTGCAAAGGCAAGGCAGTGGTACTTCAGTTATTAGACACACCAATTCTCTCAGCAGACCCAATTCGTTTGACACAGAATCTCTTGACAGGGCCTCTCCTGTTGATATTTTGGAGAAAGATCCCCTCAACAAGCTCAAAACAGATGCAATAGCAAATGTCTCAGCAGACAGCTTccatgaaaaaatgtccaaacccAAGAGTGCTGACTTTGGAAAACAACGGAAGGAACAATGCACTGATGGTGCAGGAGCAGCAGTCGGTGAAAACTCAACTCCTGTTCATCAGTCTCGACTAGTTCGTCAAAATAACATCCAAGTTCCTGAGATTCTGGTCACGGAGGAGCCCGACAGAGAACATGAAACACAGACAACCGAGCAACCAGATAAACCAGCAGATCAGTTCAGCTGGCCTCAGAGAAGTGAGAGTTTGTCCAAGTTACCGGCAGAGAAACTtccaccaaaaaagaaaagaatccGTCTTGCTCAAATGGACCACTCCTCGGGCGAATCCAGTTTTGAGTCCAGCCTCTCACGAAGCCTCAGCAGGGACAGTAGTCTCTCTCGTTGTTCCAGCATCTCAGCGTCTTTCGACAGAGATGAGCCATCTAGGTCAGAGAGTCCTTCAAGAGGGGAGTGCGTCAGCAAAATCCCGGAGCCTCAAGGTTTGCCAACGGCCTTCAACACCCTCGGTGTGCCTGGAATGATGAGACGTGCTGCATCTGAACAGATCACCTGTACTCAACCCTCTGTGGAGATTTCATGTGACTACCGTAGCAAGTCCTTTGACTGTGGCAACGTATCTCCCTGCAGATCTCTGTCTCCTGTTGGCCAGCCAAAGACTGGACAAGCCGCCCAAGTTGCCCAGGTGCCACTTATTGAAAGAAGGCGGGGTCCATTAGTCCGCCAAATGTCTTTAAAGATTGGCCCCGAGAGTCAGCAGCCTGTCCGTAAGGCTGTTTTACCTCTAGATAAACCTCCCATCACAAATGTTAGCTCCTTAACTCAGAATAGATCCCAGCAAATTCACATTGCCAATCGGCGCACCGTGGCTCAGCCTTTTATCCTACATACTGGAGAAGCACCCTTGCAAAAGAACGAGCAAATGGTGCAAAGCATTAATTTGGGGAGCCCAACTCAGCAGCCTCAAATCCAAGGCCTTCCACACCCTTGGCACCAAACATCAAGGGTTCAAATATGCCAAAAGATTCAACAACCGCTGAGCCAGATCTTAGTGTGTCGCGAGAACGTCCAAAACAAATCAGTCGACtctgaagaaaagaaatgttttgtgcCCAAATACCAACTGCAGTGTCCTGCTCTAAGAGCAAGCCAAACGTTTTCATTCTCCAGCACACAGGGAACTCAGATAGCCTTGCCAGTTTTAACCATACCCATTGCCAATCCAATTTTGAGTGTTTCGAAATCATCAGATGTACTCCAAAATGTATACATTGGTCAAACCAATCAACAAGCCTCTGAGATTAAGACACGGGCGGTTGTTTTGTCAGGTGAGCAGCAAAGGGACGCGTTTGATCAGACCCAAGCAGGTGCCACACCGCTGCCACAGATCCTCATAACTCATGAGCAGATGCACCCTGCTCCCTGTGTGTCCAACAAGAACAGCTTCTCATCCACTCACAGTGTGGAGAGTGACACTCATACTGTACCAGCTCCAAAGAAGGACAGGACTCCATCTCCAACAGTCAGCACCCATAACCACACTGGAGAACGAGCACCTTCTCTCGGGTCGTTACACTGCACTCAGAAACTGGCGTCAGTGACTCTCTGCCCGCAGCAGGAACCCACCGCCTCCAGTAAACGCATGCTGTCACCTGCCAACAGTCTGGACATCTACATGGAAAAGCACCAAAAACGGGCAAAGGATGAGCATGGTGTGGCCTGTCTAACTGACGGCAGGTCAGTCAATTATCTTAACTCTAAGATGTCAGAGGTTACCCGACAGAGAAAGCTAACCCTTGTTAGGCAGGTTTGCACAACTGAACCGGCGGACAGTCCCATCGAAACTGAGGCCCCGCCTCTGCCGCAGGTTAAAAACAATGGCGAGAAGGACTCTCAGGCGACTGATGATGTTAAGCCAATGTCACCTGATAGTTCTGGGCTGAGTAAAGACACAAGCACTGTAATACACGAGGAGGCTGGCCCTGCACTGAGTACTACACCTGGCAGCCAGGGCACCTCCATGCCAGCTAACAGCAATCTGAAGCTCCAAGAGAAAGCTGAGGAGCAGAGATGGACTCCCGCCAAATCTCCCGTTCGACCCTCCAGTTTTCACGGCGGTCAGGTGAAACTGACCACATCTGTGTCTGTGGTTAACACCAAGGACAGTCATCGCCTGTCTTTCCCCAGCCTGAAGACTGCCACCACCTTCACATGGTGTTTCCTGATGAAGAGGAAACCTCTTCATGTCCCACAGACTGACCTGAAGACTTCAGCATACGGCATCTGGACAGTCAGCCCCAACAACCATAACCCTCTTGGGTTACCGACCAAGGTGGTCATGTCCCTGTTTGACTCCAAGCAGAGCTCCAAGAAGATACACTACACCTCTGCCATAAGGACCAGCGGGAAGTCTGACATCTTGTCTTACTCGGGCAAGCTGAAAGACGTCATGCCCAGG GTGCCAATAACCCAGAAGTCAATATCAGTTGAAACTAGAAGTAAGGTGCTACCAGAAACTCAGGCCAGCAGCGAGTCGGACAAAGACGTGGCAGCCAAAACAGAGCCAAGACGAGTCAAAATATTCGATGGCGG ATACAAATCCAATGAAGAGTATGTTTATGTACGTGGGCGTGGACGCGGTAAATACATCTGTGAGGAATGTGGGATCCGCTGCAAGAAGCCAAGCATGCTACGCAAACACATCCGCACCCACTCGGACGTCCGGCCTTACCACTGTGTCCACTGCAACTTCTCCTTCAAGACAAAAG GAAATCTGACCAAGCACATGAAATCCAAGGCCCACAGTAAGAAGTGCATGGAGATGGGGGTTCCTGAGGGTCTCATTGAGGATCAGGATGCAGAGGATTCAG GAGACCGGAGTCAGGTGAGCAGTGCTGACCGCCAAGATTCAGATGGCGACGACTCTGATGGCCCCGACGATGAGGAGAATGATGACaacgaggaggaagaggaggacagcCAGGCGGAGTCTGGCCTGTCCACCAACCCCTCTGTCTCCGCCAGCCCACAGCACATCCCCACCAAGGAGGCCGAAATCCCTCCTAGCGCCCTCCTAGCCCAGATGTCAATCAGCTCAgtgtccctccctctctcccagcCTCCGGCTCCCCACACATCAGAGTCAGACTCTGTCCCCATGATGAGCCCCGTGTCCCTGAGCAAGCAGATATCCATCTCTGGGTCCTGCTGTAGCTCGGTGCCTCTCCCTTACTCTCCTCCGCCCGTGCCCGCCACATCAGACTCCTACACCTCAGACACAGAGTCAGTGCACATGATGAGCCCAGTGTCGCCGTGCAGGCAGATGTCCATCGACTACCCCGACTTTGATGTGCCCCCTAGTCCCCCAGTGTCAAGCAAGGGCTCCAAGCTAGGCCAGGTGAGACCCATGTACTCTCATTGTGTGTCTCTCCACCCCCCCCTGCCCGCCTCCCTTCTGTCCTACCCATACCCTTACTTTGAATCCTGCATGCGAGGCACTTCCACAAAGCTGCTGTGA